In one Zobellia galactanivorans genomic region, the following are encoded:
- a CDS encoding M15 family metallopeptidase, which produces MRNFYSALILLLCFVACKETTSGKKEAEQHVMPSAQAVDTLLKEEKKPAPKTFRTFENLADTTFVRLADFSDGFAYDLRYATKNNFLKEKVYDCAECYTRVKTAKALLKANEEFKKSGVRIKFFDCYRPNSVQYKMWKIVPNPQYVANPKKGSIHNKGGAVDITLETLEGEELDMGTDFDFFGKRAYHDNFDLPEKVLANRKLLKETMEKHGFWSIRTEWWHYNLKAGSNDKVANFKWNCNQ; this is translated from the coding sequence ATGAGGAATTTTTATAGTGCGCTTATCTTGCTCCTATGTTTCGTAGCATGCAAGGAAACAACATCTGGGAAAAAGGAAGCCGAACAACATGTAATGCCCTCTGCCCAAGCGGTGGATACCCTTCTAAAGGAAGAAAAAAAACCAGCCCCCAAAACCTTTCGCACCTTCGAAAATTTAGCCGATACCACCTTTGTTCGCCTGGCCGATTTTAGTGACGGTTTTGCATATGACCTACGCTATGCCACCAAGAATAATTTTTTAAAGGAAAAAGTCTACGATTGCGCGGAGTGTTATACCCGTGTTAAGACGGCAAAAGCACTATTGAAGGCGAACGAGGAATTTAAGAAGAGCGGGGTGCGGATAAAGTTCTTCGACTGCTACCGACCCAATTCGGTACAGTATAAGATGTGGAAGATCGTGCCCAACCCACAGTATGTGGCCAATCCTAAAAAGGGATCCATACATAATAAGGGTGGGGCGGTAGATATCACCTTGGAAACTTTGGAAGGGGAAGAACTCGATATGGGAACCGATTTCGATTTTTTTGGTAAGCGCGCCTATCACGATAATTTTGATCTGCCGGAAAAGGTGTTGGCCAACCGTAAACTCTTGAAGGAAACCATGGAAAAACACGGGTTTTGGTCGATACGTACCGAATGGTGGCATTATAACCTAAAGGCCGGCTCAAACGATAAGGTGGCCAATTTTAAATGGAATTGTAATCAATAA
- a CDS encoding DUF5060 domain-containing protein: MYSHPVKPYFVGLCAFILLLCGCNEKDLSDSYDLEGTLRKWQPVTLTFEGPQVSETDSINPFLDYSLVVNFSNKDTTYNVHGYFAADGDAANSSADAGNKWRVKFSPNTIGIWKFRAFLMEGRNIAVKQFSLPKKNEYIWDIKGEFEVGPVDTTAVGFYRTGKLAYDGTHYLKQSETHKPFLKNGVGSPENFLAYSEFDGTYDNGGPATPTLNDGLHEYPTHIDDWKENDPVWGDDRGKGIVGALNYLSDKGMNSLYFLVMNENGDGNDVWPWIAPDEQTRYDVSKLDQWETVFTHMDRLGMAMNVFTQETENDTVLNQGELGLERKLFYKELVARFGHHLGIVWNLGEETNRSPEQLKSYADYIRSIDPYEHPIAVHNHVRVTGERREGRPLDPIKETFTPMLGYRNFEIPSLQMYDTTEVHKEVKKWLDLSRKKKKPWVVYLDEIGHWDIGVTTDTAANNNHDMVMRSSLWGSLMSGAAGTSWYFGGKDVPNNDISAEDFRARDNWWNISANAKKFFEDHLPYETMQCHDELLSNDKAYCFAKKDEIYLVYLPKNETTDLTIGDGAFTIAFYDPKEGGMLYDKQNEGWKITKPNSVELSAYNGQKGKDWVIVIARK; the protein is encoded by the coding sequence ATGTATTCCCACCCCGTTAAGCCATATTTTGTAGGTCTCTGTGCGTTTATTTTACTGCTCTGCGGCTGTAATGAAAAAGACCTTTCCGATAGTTACGATTTGGAAGGAACCTTACGCAAATGGCAGCCCGTGACCTTAACCTTCGAGGGTCCACAGGTATCGGAGACCGATTCTATAAATCCGTTTTTAGATTATTCCTTGGTCGTCAATTTTTCAAATAAGGATACCACCTATAACGTTCATGGTTATTTTGCGGCGGATGGGGATGCTGCAAATTCCAGTGCCGATGCCGGAAACAAGTGGAGGGTGAAATTTTCGCCCAATACCATCGGAATATGGAAGTTCAGGGCCTTCCTGATGGAAGGCAGGAATATTGCCGTCAAACAGTTTTCGCTTCCTAAAAAGAACGAATATATCTGGGATATAAAGGGAGAATTTGAAGTAGGGCCCGTAGACACTACCGCAGTTGGCTTTTACCGTACAGGAAAACTTGCATATGACGGAACACATTACTTAAAACAGAGTGAAACCCATAAACCCTTTTTAAAGAACGGGGTCGGTAGTCCGGAAAACTTTTTGGCCTATTCAGAATTTGATGGCACCTACGATAACGGAGGGCCTGCGACCCCCACACTGAACGATGGGCTCCATGAATATCCGACACATATTGATGATTGGAAGGAAAACGATCCCGTTTGGGGCGATGATAGGGGCAAGGGGATAGTCGGTGCCTTGAACTACCTCTCGGACAAGGGCATGAACAGCCTTTATTTTTTGGTCATGAACGAAAATGGCGATGGCAATGATGTATGGCCCTGGATAGCACCTGATGAACAGACCCGCTACGATGTCAGTAAATTGGACCAATGGGAAACCGTTTTTACCCATATGGACCGACTGGGCATGGCCATGAACGTATTTACCCAAGAAACGGAGAACGATACCGTTTTGAACCAGGGAGAACTAGGGCTGGAACGAAAGCTTTTCTACAAAGAGCTTGTAGCGCGTTTTGGCCATCACTTGGGAATTGTTTGGAATTTGGGCGAAGAAACCAACCGTAGCCCCGAACAGTTGAAAAGTTATGCCGATTATATTCGCAGTATAGATCCTTACGAACACCCCATAGCCGTACACAACCACGTTCGGGTTACGGGCGAACGGAGGGAAGGTAGGCCATTGGATCCCATTAAGGAAACGTTCACGCCCATGTTGGGGTATCGTAATTTCGAGATCCCCTCATTGCAGATGTACGATACTACCGAGGTACATAAAGAAGTAAAAAAATGGTTGGATCTTTCCAGAAAGAAGAAAAAGCCGTGGGTGGTCTACCTCGATGAAATCGGCCATTGGGACATAGGTGTTACCACCGATACCGCGGCAAACAACAATCACGATATGGTGATGCGCAGCAGCCTATGGGGAAGCCTTATGTCGGGCGCGGCCGGTACGTCGTGGTATTTTGGGGGTAAGGACGTTCCGAACAACGATATCTCTGCAGAGGACTTCAGGGCCCGCGATAACTGGTGGAATATCAGTGCGAATGCCAAAAAGTTCTTTGAAGACCATTTGCCTTACGAAACGATGCAGTGCCATGACGAACTTTTAAGTAATGATAAAGCCTATTGTTTTGCCAAGAAAGATGAGATTTACCTCGTATATCTTCCCAAGAACGAAACCACCGACTTGACGATTGGCGATGGCGCCTTTACCATTGCTTTTTATGACCCGAAAGAAGGCGGTATGTTGTACGATAAGCAAAACGAGGGATGGAAGATAACCAAGCCCAATAGTGTGGAGCTATCGGCCTATAACGGACAAAAAGGGAAAGATTGGGTAATTGTTATAGCTAGAAAGTAA
- a CDS encoding alpha/beta hydrolase, whose amino-acid sequence MKKITLFIVLAMSVNAFSQDAIIPLWPKDKTPNAVASDEKEVHERKDILRISKVQEPTIEVYLPSKKNATGQAMLIFPGGGYHILAYDWEGTDVAKFLNSKGIAGIVVKYRLPSSVSQTKQEDVPLIDAQRALRLVRSKAETFHIDPNKIGAMGFSAGGHLASTLGTHFEEKVYAPIDAIDALSARPDFLALCYPVITFDQSSTHKGSQFNLLTKNPNPGALERFSNEKQVTANTPPTFLLHATDDKAVPVENSLAFYKALVENDVPATLHIYPTGGHGFSLGLKDPYLRTWTDNLCEWVRSLE is encoded by the coding sequence ATGAAAAAAATAACACTGTTTATTGTATTGGCTATGAGTGTAAACGCTTTTTCGCAGGATGCCATAATACCGTTGTGGCCCAAAGACAAAACTCCCAACGCTGTCGCTTCTGACGAAAAGGAAGTCCATGAGCGAAAAGATATACTGCGTATCAGTAAGGTACAGGAGCCGACAATTGAAGTGTACTTGCCTTCAAAAAAGAACGCCACGGGGCAGGCTATGCTTATTTTTCCCGGGGGTGGTTACCACATTCTCGCCTATGATTGGGAAGGTACCGATGTAGCCAAGTTTTTGAACAGTAAAGGCATTGCCGGCATAGTGGTCAAGTATCGTTTACCTTCATCGGTATCTCAGACCAAGCAAGAAGACGTTCCGTTGATCGATGCCCAACGTGCCCTAAGATTGGTGCGTAGCAAGGCCGAAACCTTTCATATCGACCCCAATAAAATTGGCGCTATGGGCTTTTCCGCTGGAGGGCATTTGGCTTCCACTTTAGGGACCCATTTCGAAGAGAAGGTATACGCCCCAATCGATGCAATCGATGCCTTAAGTGCCAGACCCGATTTTCTGGCGCTCTGTTACCCGGTAATAACCTTTGATCAATCATCGACCCACAAGGGGTCGCAGTTTAACCTGTTGACCAAAAATCCTAATCCGGGCGCGCTCGAACGGTTTAGTAATGAGAAACAAGTCACGGCAAATACCCCACCTACATTTTTATTGCATGCAACGGACGACAAGGCGGTACCGGTCGAAAATAGCTTGGCATTCTACAAAGCCTTGGTGGAAAACGATGTTCCGGCCACCCTCCATATATATCCGACGGGAGGCCA
- a CDS encoding gluconate 2-dehydrogenase subunit 3 family protein, which translates to MDRRKSIQTMILGAGASALAFHGCKGEGDGKTEVAVQEAAQPHYFGRTPKELERIEKLNAERLFNEHEMETIAVLSTVILPPKEPFGGPLEADVPEFIEFIGKDMPDMQNTLLGGLMWLDHRSNTEFGTEFKTATLEQQKQILDTICYRDMDVPLDEQPLEIQFFALMRNLVVTGYYTSKVGIADLGYKGNSPNVWDGVPDEVLKKHGVEYDPEWIAKCVDQSKRNDIAEWDEDGNLLT; encoded by the coding sequence ATGGACAGAAGAAAGAGTATACAGACCATGATCCTAGGTGCGGGGGCTTCCGCACTTGCCTTCCACGGATGTAAGGGCGAAGGGGACGGGAAGACGGAAGTGGCCGTTCAGGAAGCAGCGCAGCCCCATTATTTCGGGCGTACGCCCAAGGAACTCGAGCGCATCGAAAAGCTCAATGCCGAGCGCTTGTTCAACGAACACGAAATGGAGACCATCGCCGTGCTCAGCACGGTGATCCTTCCCCCCAAGGAACCCTTTGGAGGGCCCTTGGAGGCCGATGTGCCCGAATTCATAGAGTTTATCGGAAAGGACATGCCCGATATGCAGAACACCCTTTTGGGAGGGCTGATGTGGCTCGACCACCGGAGCAATACCGAATTCGGGACCGAGTTCAAGACGGCCACCCTCGAACAGCAGAAACAGATCCTCGATACCATCTGTTATCGGGATATGGACGTCCCCCTGGACGAACAGCCCTTGGAGATACAGTTCTTCGCCCTTATGCGGAACCTGGTGGTCACCGGGTATTACACCTCCAAGGTAGGCATAGCCGACCTGGGCTACAAGGGGAACTCGCCCAACGTTTGGGACGGGGTGCCCGACGAGGTGCTCAAGAAGCACGGCGTGGAATACGATCCCGAATGGATCGCCAAATGTGTCGACCAAAGCAAAAGGAACGACATTGCCGAATGGGACGAAGATGGAAATCTTTTGACATAG
- a CDS encoding sugar phosphate isomerase/epimerase family protein, translating to MKKISAFLIIGFLTVSLSAQEVGLQLYSLRNQFKTDVPGTLKLIEGWGITKIEGGETYGLSLKDFKKLLKTNHLDVVSVGAKFEELEKNPQQVVKNAKAYGAKYVMCAWVPHDDNKWDLEETQHASKVFNAAGKLLKKNGITLAYHPHGYEFRPYEDGTLFDYMVQNATDYTFELDVFWAQHGGADPLALMKKYPSKFTLLHLKDMEKGVKGNNTGQEDHETNVVLGQGQVDIAGIVAEAKKLGIEYMFIEDESSRVVEQVPLSLEYLKGLEK from the coding sequence ATGAAAAAAATTAGTGCATTTTTAATCATAGGCTTCCTTACCGTGTCCTTGTCGGCACAAGAGGTAGGACTGCAGTTATACAGTTTACGGAATCAGTTTAAAACCGATGTTCCCGGTACGCTCAAACTTATCGAAGGATGGGGAATCACAAAAATCGAAGGAGGGGAAACCTATGGTCTTTCGCTAAAGGATTTCAAGAAACTACTAAAAACAAATCATCTTGATGTAGTAAGCGTAGGGGCCAAATTTGAAGAATTGGAAAAAAATCCACAGCAAGTCGTGAAAAATGCCAAGGCCTATGGCGCCAAATATGTCATGTGCGCCTGGGTACCCCACGATGATAATAAATGGGACTTGGAAGAGACGCAGCATGCCTCAAAGGTGTTCAATGCGGCGGGGAAATTGCTGAAAAAGAACGGTATCACTTTGGCCTACCATCCGCATGGATACGAATTTCGACCCTATGAAGATGGAACCTTGTTCGATTATATGGTTCAGAATGCTACGGACTATACCTTTGAGTTAGATGTGTTTTGGGCCCAACACGGGGGTGCCGATCCATTGGCCTTGATGAAAAAATATCCCTCAAAGTTTACCTTGCTTCACTTGAAGGATATGGAGAAAGGGGTAAAAGGGAACAACACGGGCCAAGAAGATCATGAGACCAATGTCGTCTTGGGGCAAGGTCAAGTAGATATTGCCGGTATTGTTGCCGAAGCCAAGAAACTGGGTATCGAATATATGTTCATTGAAGATGAATCTTCGAGAGTGGTAGAACAGGTGCCACTTAGTTTAGAATACTTAAAAGGGCTGGAGAAATAA